The genome window AACCCCGACGCAACGGCCGGGGTTTCGTGTTTTTGATCTGGTGGAAGGGGTCGGGTTACTTGCCTTTTCCGGTGAGCCGCACCAGGGCTTCCATGTACTTCTCGCCGGTCTTGCGGATGATTTCCTCGGGCAGGGGCGGCGCCGGCGCGGTTTTGCCCCAGTCGAGGGTCTCCAGGTAGTCCCGCAGGAACTGCTTGTCAAAGGAGGGCTGGGCGCCGCCCGGCTTGTAGCTGTCCTTGGGCCAGAAGCGCGAGGAGTCCGGGGTCATGCACTCGTCGATGATGATCAGTTCGCCGTTGTAGATGCCGTACTCGAACTTGGTGTCGGCGATGATGATTCCTTTGGTGTCGGCGATGTCCCGGGCCCGCTTGTAGATGGCGATGGTGACGTCGCGGATCTTTTCGGCCAGTTCACGCCCGATCAGCTCCACGCACCTGTCAAAGGAGATGTTCTCGTCATGCTCCCCCAATTCCGCCTTGGTGGAGGGGGTGAAGATGGGCTCCTCCAGCTTG of Geobacter anodireducens contains these proteins:
- a CDS encoding phosphoribosylaminoimidazolesuccinocarboxamide synthase, with protein sequence MAELVLKTDFPDLKLAGRGKVRDIYDLGDALLIVTTDRISAFDVIMNEAIPDKGYVLTQISAFWFRQMEDIIPNHIISTDVKDFPAECQKYAAQLEGRSMLVKKAKPLPVECIVRGYISGSGWKDYKATGAICGITLPAGLVESDKLEEPIFTPSTKAELGEHDENISFDRCVELIGRELAEKIRDVTIAIYKRARDIADTKGIIIADTKFEYGIYNGELIIIDECMTPDSSRFWPKDSYKPGGAQPSFDKQFLRDYLETLDWGKTAPAPPLPEEIIRKTGEKYMEALVRLTGKGK